Genomic window (Chelmon rostratus isolate fCheRos1 chromosome 15, fCheRos1.pri, whole genome shotgun sequence):
GACCTCCAGGcgcagagcagacaaacaacctCCAACATGAAGCAAAATCTGGTATTTTCACTCAGGTTTTAGTCAACCCCCAGCACGGCCAAGGCAAGTTattcttgtctttcttcttccagcGGAGTGCAGCCAGGGTCAGCGCCAACAACATCCCTGATTCAGTGGGTCTCAGGGACAACACAGCAGGGCAGATGTTCACTAACAGCTGATTAATCACCAGACCTGAAAGGCATCATGTAAGTAAGCATGTTACTCTGTGGGCCTAAGTGGTGTAAAACCATCGTGTTTAAAGATTATGAAGAGGGTAAAAAACATCAGCGTGAAGCTGCGACATTTGCTACATTATATGTTGACTTCTTGAAGCTTTAGATTATATATTAATACTAATTTCCATAAATTAATGAGTTTACCCCACATTTCTCCACAATCTGCACTCTTACGAAATGGACAGGAAACGggcatttatttcaaaatgctttaaGTTCTGCATCCATTCTGGAGTTCTTGATCATATCAcaccatcttcatcagcagaagGCGTTTGATCGTGGACTTATAGAGGTTAGAAATTACCAtaattctgtctttctttgagCCCTTTAATTACTTCTCTCTGACATCAGCTTCAGattcatttcagctgtttgttggCTTCTTGACATATATTTCGGCTGCCAGTTCTGATTGgagcatctgttttttttaatgtcgcGGGCCACTAATCAACCTCAAAGTCAGTTTTCACTTATGCTATTATTCCTTCCATTACATTTACAGACACATTTGTCCAAAGCAACTtaccaagacacacacacacacacacacacacgccacattCCCATGCATTTCAGTGTAAGACACATTCATGAAATTCAGCATCTGGGTGCACGTTTTAATTGAAAAGCTTGAGCATATTAAAAGAACCAATTTGCTGCCGAGCTGAGTGCTGCATAATGGTCTCCCGTTCccatctgtcctctgctgtgcGAATAGCAGGTGCTGCGCTGGCAATCTGTGTTGTTTCTCAGCCTAATGCCAAAACCTCTGCAAAAGGAACagacgaggaggaagaaacaagaGTGTATATAGAGAGTCAAATCGATCTAcggcagcagcagacaggtgagatCAAGTGCTCTTTTTAGCAGCGTGAGGAATTGAAATGTCTGCACTTCTGAACACCTTCGAACTAACAGAAACCAGAATGTAAACTGCAAACTCCTCCGCCCAGCTGCTAGTGTTAGTCTGTCGCCACGGCAGatcatctgtttccatctcCTTCTGTCCTCGGCATCTTCCTCTGTCACGCCAACCTACTCTTTGGCCTTCCTCTTTTGCCTGGCAGCTTCATCTTCACCATCCTTCTCCCAACATACCCATCGCTCCTCCTCTGCACATGTCCAAACCATCTCAATCATTGCTTTGTCTCCACACTGCCTGACCTGAGCTGTCCCTTTAGTTTACTGATTCCTAATCCAGCCTATCCTCACTCCCTTAGCATCTTCAACCTTGCTACCTCCACTCttctccacccctccaccctgcCTGCACTCTCTCATCCGCACTTCCCGTTACTTTGAACAGTTGACCCCAAGTGTTTAACCTCACCCACCTTTGCCACCTCTACCACTTTGCATCCTCCCCGTTCCGCTGTCCTCCTTCTCATCCGCGCACATGTATTCCGCTCCTGCAGATTTTCGTTCCACTTCCCTCCAGGCTCCCCTCaacctgctctctgctctcgCCACAGATCACAATGTCATCCGCAAACATCATAGTCGGCGGAGACTCCTGCCTGATCCTGTCCGTCAAGCTGTCCATCACCGTTGCAAACGAGAAAGGGCTCGGAGCTGATCCTTGATGTAATCCCACCTTCACCTTGCACCCATCTGTCACTCCACCCGCACACCTTACCACTGTCACACTGGCCTTACATACTACTCTGCTCCTCTCACAGCACCCTGTCAAATACGTTCTCCAGATCCACGAAGACAATGCAACTCCGTACTTCTCCATCAAAATTCTCAAAGCAAACGTTTCATCTGAAGTGCTTTTTCCTGCCGTGAAACTATACTGCTGCTCACTCATCATCACCTCTTCTCTTAACCTAGCCACCACTACTCTTCAACTTCATGCTGTGGCTGACCAGTGTCATCCCTCTGTAGTTACTACAGCTCTGCGCATCTCCCCTGTTCTTGGATATCGAGAGCAGCACACTCCTTCCCTCAGGCATCCTCTCACTTTTCAGGATTGTGTTAACTTAACTGCTTACTTCACCAGTGAACTGtgaagcacagaaacaaaaaggaggATTCACTAGATGGCAGAAGGGTACTTTATGACAGTTCAAGTTTCCTCACCTGCAAAAAGCCTGAAATCAACCGCATTATAAGTGCAGTGGTGAGTGAACCGCTCGCAGGAGGTTTTAGTATTTGTGGACTCTGAATTTTAGCCACAATTACACATATTTCTAACTTATTACACAATAATTAGACAATAGATTACATGAACTGTCAACTAAGTCACACACGTTCAGACGTTAAACAGAAGACGCTTCGAAGTTGAGCGAGGCAAAGTGTAGATGTCGTGGTCCTGTGCAGACGTCGCAGGGACATACAGTGCTGCTTACTGGGGAtgatttttccatttcagtAAACCTACTGGGAATTCAGCACTTCTGATCAGGCCTGCAGCTCATGCCTGACTGCCTACAGCCAGAAGGTAAAGTGGAAAAAAGGTGAGCAATGCTGGCTAATACACAACCACTGCAGCTACACACAAGTTAGTTCATTTTTagcaaacagcattttgataGTTAGCTAAAAGCTGCCATTTTAGATTTGAATGACGAGCTTACTGGTTACTGTATCGTACTTACTGCAGTATGATGTGTGTTACAGTATATGTAGACTTCTGGAAGTTTTATATTATCGTCAAGAGTGAGACTAAATTCATTTCAATAAATGAAGGGATGGGTTTACCTCACATCACAATCTACACACACTAGAAATGGACATTTCATAAGCATTTAATAAGAAATAAGTTTTTGATCATATCACACAATCTTCATCAGTGGAAGGAGTTTGCTCAAATGTCATGGAGTTGTAGAGGATAAAATGACCATAATTCTTCCTTTTTGAGCACTTTCATGACTTCTCCCTGATGTCGGCTTCAATGTCACTTCAGTTATTGGCAACTTGACTTAAGTCCTTTTTTTAATGGCAAAAGCTAGTAATCGACCTCAAAGTCAATTTTCACTGATGTTActctttacattacattaacagACACATCAAATTTTGTCCAAAGCAACTTACCAACACACCCAAAACGTTTCTcccaacacacaccacaccacaaTCCCATGCATTTCAGTGTAAGACACATTCATGAAAATGCTGTGTCAGgattcacattttaattgcttttcaATCTACAATTAATCATATACGTctataaatgcaaaaatgtagGCTACTTACACATCACAGATGCTAAATCGCTACAAAAATATTATCTAGCAACATCAGAACGtgcattttaaaacagagaagagcTTGTGCATATTAAAAGAAACTACTTGTTGCCAAGCTGAGTGGTGCAGAATGGTCTCCAGTTCCCGTccatcatattttatgaaaatAGCAGGTGCTGCAGTGGCAGTCTGTGTGGTTTCTCACCCTTATCCCAGCCACCTCTGTCTGCAAGAGAAACAGAGGCCTTTGTTAAATAGGGACGTCTGAAGGAGAAgagtgggggagagaggggatgacatgcagcaaagggcccaGGCTGGATTGGAACCTGGGTCACTGTATTAAGGACTCTGCTATGAGCCTCtggctgttttcaggtgagagACTCTGTGCTGCATGGAGAGGACATTGATGTGGTGTGCATCACAGACTGGATCAAGTTCTGTGTGGACTGAACTGTCCCCGTCTATGTTATTTGTGTTATTCACATAACACGCCATGCGCAACAAAGGACATAAAGGCTTTTCTGAACGATAGGAAGAGGGCTCTTAGAGCAGAAGAACGCAGGAGAGGTCTGGAGTGGCATGAAGACCGTCACTGCTTTCAGACCCACTGGCAACGGAGGATCTGAAGGCAGCTTGCATGAGGCCAACAAACTTAATCTGCTCTTCAATAGATTAGAGACGTTTGCCCCTGCTCAACCCCCCTTGAGTCATCTGTTGTCTGCCTCCAACCACCACCTACTCCACTGCCCCCATCCTCCTGTGAGAGTCCCAATCACCCCTCCTCTGCTTCCCAGATGAACTGCTCTCTCCAAACAGATGCCTCCAGCCCCCACCTGTAACCTCTACAGTGTGCTTTACAGCTCACTATGTTTGAGGGTCACTCTGATTTGGAAGTGCCTTATTCCTGTGCCAAAGACGCTGTCTCCCAGTGGCCCCAAGGACTACAGACCAGTGGCTTTAACCCTGGAGACCCTGGAGGGACTtgtgctggagcagctgcagcccaTGGTCAGGTAACTCTTCGACCCCTTACCAGCTGACCCGCATCTACCCGCAGCACTGCAAGTGTCAAGTTTTCTtgcttctccagtgctttcaacaccacCCGACTACCTCTACTGTCGGTGGGCAACTGTGGTTTAAGCAGAACCATCCACAGTTCAGCCCAAAGGAGCCGGCTGTGCATCCGAGAATGACAccatcttttttccccttttcatCCTTTAATGTTAGCAGTAGTAGTGACAGATGGGGCacactgtgagagagagaaggggatgCAACAAGAGAGCCCAGCTAGATTTAAACCGGGGATGTGCATCTTGAGATTATCAGGACATCCTCTCATTTCAATCTTGCTGTAACCTCTACAGTGTTTACCAAAGATTCACAGCATTTAAAGAAAGGGCTGCCTGACGGGTATTTGGTCTGCTCCTGTACCTCGTAGCTGTGCTTAGCGACACAGCACGTTGCCTCCGAGGTGATGTTCTTCGGGATCGTCATCGTCTTCATGGCCTTGAGAGGTGTTGGGTACGCTCTGGAGAAGCAGCAGCCCATGCACTGATAGATCGGGCGGTCCCTGGAGAAAACAGTGTTCTTTCTCAGCG
Coding sequences:
- the cga gene encoding glycoprotein hormones alpha chain, with product MKGQLPLNMVTAATTMSSVKSAGLSLLLLSFLLHVADSYPNIDLSNMGCEECTLRKNTVFSRDRPIYQCMGCCFSRAYPTPLKAMKTMTIPKNITSEATCCVAKHSYETEVAGIRVRNHTDCHCSTCYFHKI